Proteins from a single region of Paraburkholderia sp. PGU19:
- the bcsB gene encoding cellulose biosynthesis cyclic di-GMP-binding regulatory protein BcsB: MGILRYDAARSAAKRAVLRQTVRSMTRNGMRLPLRAALTALLFAMTLPTAQAASDAAPVASPGAIPATRAELAAKPGTTPSTTPLVPSAPASNSLPPLPSAKPVDPRAGQQPAFAEPAPQPFAVVRGGRDTMPTTADNGTAVSGGRRQTFTFAQLGALDPLQLRGVDGQNGVPFSVRADEVVTGANLHLIYSYSPSLLSNLSHLKVLVNGEVAATLPLPREQAGTLLARDIPLEPRLITEFNHLNVQLIGHYTQGCEDPASSALWATVSNASTLDLTFASLAAKPDLGALPLPFFDRRDIRRLELPFVFAAKPSPQALEAAGAVASWFGSLAGYRGALFPAQLDNAPLSGNAVVFATNDERPVGVTLPTIDGPMLAVVDREAPAHGKLLLVLGRDARELKIAANALSLGEAALSGTVQTITHVDAPRARQPYDAPGWLPTDRPVRFGELAVPKDLSVRGYNGDVVRVDLRVAPDLFTWRTKGVPIDLRYRFTVRPAPDRSTLNISVNNNFVQALRIPAQSSSMLDLGRYLNRMLPDHTAPASKEIYIPPHLLASQAQLRFHFYYDMPKTGECQGQVLDNVRGEIDPDSTIDLSSFPHYMALPDLAAFANSGWPFTKLADLSQTAVILPVNANPSDYSLYLTVMGRMGASTAYPVTAVTVATAADVQRLADKDLLMIGAPGQQPLLATWEKDMPFSTADDSRRMQFSNVSFRIANWWHGDRGGVRTAGRADLSLVNSSGDAIITGFQSPLEKGRSVVALISAPGQSETDLTNAMLDADLVQSIQGGLTVVRGRTLEVVSNGDVYYVGHLSPIEYMRWALSVHPLLLLLSGLIAALIIAAVFYRLLRAVAARRLKD; the protein is encoded by the coding sequence ATGGGGATCTTGCGATACGACGCCGCTCGTTCAGCGGCGAAGCGGGCGGTTTTGCGTCAAACCGTGCGTTCGATGACGCGCAACGGCATGCGCTTGCCGCTGCGCGCGGCGCTGACGGCGCTACTGTTTGCCATGACGCTGCCGACCGCGCAGGCAGCATCTGATGCCGCGCCAGTCGCCTCACCGGGTGCGATTCCCGCCACGCGCGCCGAACTCGCGGCGAAGCCGGGAACGACGCCCAGCACCACGCCGCTCGTGCCGTCCGCGCCCGCCAGCAACAGCTTGCCGCCGCTGCCGTCCGCGAAGCCCGTCGATCCGCGCGCGGGGCAACAGCCCGCATTCGCCGAGCCGGCGCCGCAACCCTTCGCTGTCGTGCGCGGCGGCCGCGACACGATGCCGACCACGGCCGACAACGGCACGGCCGTATCGGGTGGACGCCGTCAGACCTTCACGTTCGCGCAGCTGGGCGCGCTCGATCCGCTGCAACTGCGCGGCGTCGACGGCCAGAACGGCGTGCCGTTCTCGGTACGCGCCGATGAAGTCGTGACGGGCGCGAACCTGCATCTGATCTATAGCTATTCGCCGTCGCTGCTGTCGAACCTGTCGCATCTGAAAGTGCTCGTGAACGGCGAAGTCGCCGCGACGCTGCCGTTGCCGCGCGAGCAGGCGGGCACGCTGCTCGCGCGTGACATTCCGCTCGAACCGCGCCTGATCACCGAGTTCAATCACCTGAACGTCCAGTTGATCGGCCATTACACGCAGGGCTGTGAAGATCCGGCGAGCAGCGCGCTATGGGCGACCGTCAGCAACGCGAGCACGCTCGATCTCACGTTCGCGTCGCTTGCAGCCAAGCCGGATCTCGGCGCACTGCCGCTGCCTTTCTTCGACCGGCGTGACATCCGCCGCCTGGAGTTGCCATTCGTATTCGCCGCGAAGCCGTCGCCGCAAGCGCTCGAAGCGGCGGGCGCGGTCGCGTCGTGGTTCGGCTCGCTGGCTGGCTATCGCGGCGCGCTGTTTCCCGCGCAACTCGACAACGCGCCGCTGTCGGGCAATGCCGTTGTGTTCGCGACCAACGACGAACGGCCCGTGGGCGTCACGCTGCCCACCATCGACGGCCCGATGCTTGCCGTCGTCGATCGCGAAGCGCCCGCGCACGGCAAGCTGCTGCTCGTGCTGGGCCGCGATGCGCGCGAGCTGAAGATCGCCGCGAACGCGCTGTCGCTCGGCGAGGCGGCGCTGTCGGGCACGGTGCAGACCATCACGCACGTCGACGCGCCGCGCGCGCGTCAGCCGTACGACGCGCCAGGCTGGCTGCCGACCGATCGCCCCGTGCGCTTCGGCGAACTGGCCGTGCCGAAGGATCTGTCCGTGCGCGGCTATAACGGCGACGTCGTGCGCGTGGATCTGCGCGTCGCGCCCGATCTGTTCACGTGGCGCACCAAGGGCGTGCCTATCGACCTGCGCTATCGCTTCACCGTGCGCCCCGCGCCGGACCGTTCGACGCTCAACATCAGCGTCAACAACAACTTCGTGCAGGCGTTGCGCATTCCCGCGCAGTCGTCGTCGATGCTCGATCTCGGCCGCTATCTGAACCGGATGCTGCCGGATCACACGGCGCCCGCGTCGAAAGAGATCTACATTCCGCCGCATCTGCTTGCGTCGCAGGCGCAGTTGCGCTTCCACTTCTACTACGACATGCCGAAGACGGGCGAATGCCAGGGGCAGGTGCTCGACAACGTGCGCGGCGAGATCGATCCCGATTCGACCATCGATCTGTCATCGTTCCCGCACTACATGGCGCTGCCCGATCTGGCCGCGTTCGCGAACAGCGGCTGGCCGTTCACGAAGCTCGCCGACCTGTCGCAGACGGCCGTGATCCTGCCCGTCAACGCGAACCCGAGCGACTACAGCCTGTATCTGACGGTGATGGGCCGTATGGGCGCGTCGACGGCGTATCCCGTCACAGCCGTGACCGTCGCGACGGCCGCCGACGTACAGCGTCTCGCCGACAAGGACCTGCTCATGATCGGCGCGCCCGGCCAGCAGCCTTTGCTGGCGACATGGGAAAAGGACATGCCGTTCTCCACCGCCGACGACTCGCGCCGCATGCAGTTCTCGAACGTGTCGTTCCGCATCGCCAACTGGTGGCACGGCGATCGGGGCGGCGTACGTACGGCGGGGCGCGCGGATCTGTCGCTGGTGAATTCGTCGGGCGACGCGATCATCACCGGCTTCCAGTCGCCGCTCGAAAAAGGCCGTAGCGTGGTCGCGCTGATCTCGGCGCCCGGGCAGTCGGAAACCGATCTCACCAACGCGATGCTCGACGCCGATCTCGTCCAGTCGATCCAGGGCGGTTTGACCGTGGTGCGCGGCAGAACGCTCGAAGTGGTGTCGAACGGCGACGTGTATTACGTCGGCCATCTGTCGCCCATCGAGTACATGCGCTGGGCGTTGTCCGTGCATCCGCTGCTGTTGCTGCTCTCCGGGCTGATCGCGGCGTTGATCATCGCTGCCGTGTTTTACCGGCTGTTGCGCGCGGTCGCTGCGCGCCGGCTGAAGGACTGA
- the bcsP gene encoding cellulose biosynthesis protein BcsP: MSVSDDVGNLFRRFGGDAGQYQEVTRDDDAKHAALRWPLLNALDIAHTQPLPDAGRPASPAARVEPAPQASRPLAAQQADTVATPAGSESTGPARPPLFARGHRHASMPPPVAPAQVGANRFSPPPTVAAAADRTHAAANAPSMSAAPAAQTPASIPPASTVAAAPATPPASPASRDAAPQREAQPVQAAPFFAHGQTFACSPFENPAVEAARARPPATVQQQGGSILSGLFGGTKSSQPEASAKAPSKDLSSLFARLSHGSAAPGRSLRDTFRSRFKADGGA; the protein is encoded by the coding sequence ATGAGCGTTTCAGACGACGTCGGTAATCTGTTCCGGCGCTTCGGTGGCGACGCCGGGCAATATCAGGAGGTGACGCGTGACGACGACGCGAAGCATGCCGCGCTGCGCTGGCCATTGCTGAACGCGCTCGACATCGCGCACACCCAGCCCTTGCCGGACGCGGGCCGTCCCGCGTCGCCGGCGGCACGCGTCGAGCCGGCGCCACAGGCGTCGCGCCCACTCGCGGCGCAACAGGCAGACACGGTCGCTACGCCCGCCGGCTCCGAATCCACTGGACCGGCGCGCCCGCCGCTGTTCGCGCGCGGCCATCGCCACGCGTCGATGCCGCCGCCCGTCGCGCCCGCGCAAGTGGGCGCAAATCGCTTCAGCCCGCCGCCCACCGTCGCGGCTGCTGCGGATCGCACGCATGCCGCAGCCAATGCGCCGAGCATGTCGGCCGCGCCTGCTGCTCAAACACCCGCGTCCATCCCGCCTGCATCGACGGTTGCCGCAGCGCCTGCAACGCCCCCGGCTTCGCCGGCGTCGCGCGATGCCGCGCCGCAGCGCGAAGCACAACCCGTTCAGGCCGCCCCTTTTTTTGCACACGGCCAAACGTTTGCTTGTTCCCCATTTGAGAATCCCGCCGTGGAAGCCGCGCGGGCCAGGCCGCCGGCGACCGTACAGCAGCAGGGCGGTTCGATCCTCTCGGGGCTGTTCGGCGGCACGAAATCTTCGCAGCCAGAGGCGTCCGCCAAAGCACCGTCGAAAGACCTGTCGTCGCTCTTCGCCCGGCTGTCGCATGGATCGGCGGCGCCTGGCCGTTCACTGCGCGACACCTTCAGATCGCGCTTCAAGGCGGATGGTGGCGCATGA
- the bcsA gene encoding UDP-forming cellulose synthase catalytic subunit — MSTAPEDILDAADNAAPRRSRFDRLASHLIDGRILGSKPVTILLVLFALAALFFVFTVPLAFGEQLTFAICCFVCALLFRRAQGHYATLVMIMLSVIATGRYMYWRLTETTYWERPLDAVWGLLLVSAEVYAALVLMLGYFQTAWPLRRKPMPLPVHRSAWPTVDIFIPTYNEPLSVVKPTIYAAIALDYPKDKLSIHVLDDGRRPEFKAFCEEVGVAWTIRSHNRHAKAGNINEALKITDGEYFAIFDCDHIPTRSFLQVGLGWFLRDKKLSMLQTPHHFFSADPFEKNLGTFRKVPNEGELFYGLVQDGNDLWNATFFCGSCALLRRTMVEEIGGIAVETVTEDAHTALKLHRRGYTTAYLSIPQAAGLATESLGGHIGQRIRWARGMTQIFRIDNPLTGRGLSFGQRLCYLNAMMHFFYGIPRLVFLTAPLSFLFFNAHIIQAAAGTIAIFALPHMFHANITNSRMQQKFRHSFWSEVYESVLASYITAPTLLALINPKLGKFNVTAKGGRIDEQYFDWGISRPYLILLALNLLGFIAGCVHIALNSSSHSEVQTTVLNLAWTGYNMLILGASVAAAREQRQVRSTHRVAMRIPASLRFSTGRTLVCETVDYAEGGVALQLPAAIQVPLHESVVVSLFRGHEEFVFPADVTYSVPGRVGLKFAPMTREQELDFVQSTFARADAWTGWAEGREVDTPLRSLSHVMRVGVGGIGGLFEHLYADLRTWSGRRKTAVNDTKNGK; from the coding sequence ATGAGCACCGCACCCGAAGACATTCTCGACGCCGCCGACAACGCGGCGCCGCGCCGCTCGCGTTTCGATCGCCTTGCCTCGCATCTGATCGACGGACGCATTCTGGGCAGCAAGCCCGTTACGATCCTGCTCGTACTGTTCGCGCTGGCGGCGCTGTTCTTCGTGTTCACGGTGCCGCTCGCGTTCGGCGAGCAACTCACCTTTGCGATCTGCTGCTTCGTCTGCGCGCTGCTGTTTCGCCGCGCGCAAGGACACTACGCGACGCTCGTGATGATCATGCTGTCGGTGATCGCGACTGGCCGCTATATGTACTGGCGTCTGACGGAGACGACATACTGGGAACGGCCGCTTGACGCCGTATGGGGTCTGCTGCTGGTGTCGGCGGAAGTGTATGCGGCGCTCGTGCTGATGCTCGGATACTTCCAGACCGCGTGGCCGCTCAGGCGCAAGCCGATGCCGCTGCCTGTGCATCGCAGCGCCTGGCCGACCGTCGATATTTTCATTCCCACTTATAACGAGCCGTTGTCGGTGGTGAAGCCGACCATCTACGCGGCGATCGCGCTCGACTATCCGAAAGACAAACTGTCCATTCACGTGCTCGACGACGGTCGCCGCCCCGAGTTCAAGGCGTTTTGTGAGGAAGTGGGCGTCGCGTGGACGATCCGCTCGCACAATCGCCACGCGAAGGCGGGCAACATCAATGAGGCATTGAAGATCACCGACGGCGAATACTTCGCGATCTTCGACTGCGATCACATCCCCACACGCTCGTTCCTGCAAGTGGGCTTAGGCTGGTTCCTGCGCGACAAGAAACTGTCGATGCTGCAGACGCCGCACCATTTCTTCTCCGCCGATCCGTTCGAGAAGAACCTCGGCACGTTCCGCAAGGTGCCGAACGAAGGCGAGCTGTTCTACGGTCTCGTGCAGGACGGCAACGACCTGTGGAACGCAACGTTCTTCTGCGGCTCGTGCGCGCTCTTGCGCCGCACGATGGTGGAGGAGATCGGCGGCATCGCTGTCGAGACCGTGACGGAAGATGCGCACACGGCGCTCAAGCTGCACCGCCGCGGCTACACGACCGCGTATCTGTCGATCCCGCAGGCAGCGGGTCTCGCGACGGAAAGTCTCGGCGGCCACATCGGCCAGCGTATCCGCTGGGCGCGCGGCATGACGCAGATTTTCCGCATCGACAATCCACTGACGGGACGTGGCCTGTCGTTCGGCCAGCGGCTGTGCTATCTGAACGCGATGATGCACTTCTTCTACGGCATCCCGCGTCTGGTGTTCCTCACCGCGCCGCTCTCGTTTTTGTTCTTCAACGCGCACATCATCCAGGCGGCGGCGGGCACGATCGCGATCTTCGCGCTGCCGCACATGTTCCACGCGAACATCACGAACTCGCGGATGCAGCAGAAGTTCCGCCACTCGTTCTGGTCCGAAGTCTATGAATCGGTGCTCGCGTCGTACATCACGGCGCCGACGCTGCTCGCGCTGATCAACCCGAAGCTCGGCAAGTTCAACGTGACGGCGAAGGGCGGCCGCATCGACGAGCAATACTTCGACTGGGGCATTTCGCGCCCATACCTGATTCTGCTGGCGCTGAACCTGCTCGGCTTTATCGCCGGCTGCGTGCATATCGCGCTCAATTCCAGTTCGCACAGTGAAGTGCAGACGACGGTGCTGAACCTCGCGTGGACGGGCTACAACATGCTGATCCTCGGCGCGAGCGTCGCGGCGGCGCGCGAGCAGCGCCAGGTGCGCTCGACGCATCGCGTGGCGATGCGCATTCCGGCATCGCTGCGCTTTTCGACGGGCCGCACGCTGGTGTGCGAAACCGTCGATTACGCGGAAGGCGGCGTCGCGCTGCAACTGCCTGCCGCGATCCAGGTGCCGTTGCACGAGAGCGTGGTCGTGTCGCTGTTTCGCGGCCACGAAGAGTTCGTGTTTCCCGCCGACGTCACGTATTCGGTACCGGGCCGCGTCGGCCTGAAGTTCGCGCCGATGACGCGCGAGCAGGAACTCGACTTCGTGCAGAGCACGTTCGCGCGCGCCGACGCCTGGACCGGCTGGGCGGAAGGACGCGAAGTCGACACGCCGCTCAGAAGCCTGTCGCACGTGATGCGGGTTGGCGTCGGCGGTATCGGCGGGCTGTTCGAACATCTGTACGCCGACCTGCGCACATGGAGCGGTAGACGCAAGACGGCAGTAAACGACACGAAGAATGGAAAATAA
- the bcsQ gene encoding cellulose biosynthesis protein BcsQ: protein MRVVSVVSAKGGVGKTTLAANLASVLGSNGRRVIAVDFDPQNALRLHFGIPIDNYDGVSRATLAGASWRTVMFDGIDGITALPHGALNEDDRRVFEAQIDADPYLIRVSLEALALDADDIVLIDTPPGATAYTRAALVAADFVLNVVIADAASYAAIPQMERLIQTYALPRQDFIGYGYVINQVDQSRSLTKDVVKVLRDALDDHLFPGVIHLDQGVSESLAYDTTVIHYDPHSQAAADLRACSDWLGTRLNGQARLPRNVA, encoded by the coding sequence ATGAGAGTCGTTTCGGTTGTTTCGGCTAAGGGCGGTGTCGGCAAGACGACGCTCGCCGCGAATCTCGCCTCGGTGCTGGGCTCGAACGGACGTCGTGTGATCGCCGTCGACTTCGATCCGCAAAACGCGCTGCGTCTGCACTTCGGCATTCCCATCGACAACTATGACGGCGTCTCCCGCGCGACCCTCGCGGGCGCATCGTGGCGCACGGTGATGTTCGACGGCATCGACGGCATTACGGCGCTGCCGCATGGCGCACTGAACGAAGACGACAGGCGCGTGTTCGAAGCGCAGATCGACGCCGATCCGTATCTGATCCGCGTATCGCTCGAAGCGCTCGCGCTCGATGCCGACGACATCGTGCTGATCGACACGCCACCGGGCGCGACCGCCTACACGCGTGCCGCGCTGGTCGCCGCGGACTTCGTGCTGAACGTCGTGATCGCGGATGCCGCTTCCTATGCGGCGATTCCGCAGATGGAGCGGCTGATCCAGACTTACGCGTTGCCGCGTCAGGACTTCATCGGCTATGGCTACGTGATCAACCAGGTCGACCAGAGCCGCAGTCTCACGAAAGACGTCGTCAAGGTGTTGCGCGATGCGCTCGACGATCATCTGTTCCCCGGCGTGATCCATCTCGACCAGGGCGTGAGCGAATCGCTTGCGTACGACACGACCGTGATCCACTACGATCCGCACAGCCAGGCGGCCGCCGATCTGCGCGCATGCAGCGACTGGCTGGGCACGCGCCTGAACGGCCAGGCCCGGCTGCCGAGGAACGTCGCATGA
- the bcsZ gene encoding cellulose synthase complex periplasmic endoglucanase BcsZ — MVGITGHAHAATCDDWSAYRAFVSRFVQQDGRVVDFSTPTQQTTSEGQSYGMFFALVANDRATFERVLRWTRANLSAGRFDGDDVKLPSWQWGKKPDGAYGVLDPNSAADSDLWIAYDLFEAGRLWHEPAYTKLAYALVTQIEKQEVADLRGLGPMLLPGPQGFRNGGTTRLNPSYLPLPLLRALAAQSPNGPWARVADNAFKLIKTTAPLGFAPDWAAYRDGQRDGQFIVDPQKGDVGSYDAIRVYLWAGLTAPADPLAKPWLAALHGMRDRIAQTGVPPEKVATTTGNASGEGPIGFWGALLPYFRALGDTRAAGLAQTHLASLATPTPTPALGAGQATQNQPVYYDEVLMLFGTGSADGRYRFDENGRLVPRWENSCQSANARS; from the coding sequence ATGGTTGGCATCACGGGGCACGCGCACGCCGCGACGTGCGACGACTGGTCAGCGTATCGCGCGTTCGTGTCGCGCTTCGTGCAGCAGGACGGACGCGTCGTCGATTTTTCGACGCCCACGCAGCAGACCACGTCCGAAGGCCAGTCGTACGGCATGTTCTTCGCGCTCGTCGCGAACGACCGCGCGACCTTCGAGCGCGTGTTGCGCTGGACGCGCGCGAATTTATCGGCGGGACGTTTCGACGGGGACGACGTGAAGCTGCCTTCGTGGCAGTGGGGCAAGAAGCCGGATGGCGCGTATGGCGTGCTCGACCCGAACTCGGCGGCGGACTCGGACTTGTGGATCGCCTACGATCTGTTCGAGGCGGGGCGTCTGTGGCATGAGCCGGCGTACACGAAGCTCGCCTATGCGCTCGTCACGCAGATCGAGAAGCAGGAAGTCGCCGATCTGCGCGGCCTCGGACCGATGCTGCTGCCTGGTCCGCAGGGCTTCCGCAACGGCGGCACGACGCGGCTGAATCCGAGTTATCTGCCGTTGCCACTGCTGCGCGCGCTCGCCGCGCAATCGCCGAACGGACCGTGGGCGCGCGTCGCGGACAATGCGTTCAAGCTCATCAAGACGACTGCGCCGCTCGGCTTCGCGCCGGACTGGGCGGCTTATCGTGACGGCCAGCGTGACGGGCAGTTCATCGTCGATCCGCAAAAGGGCGACGTGGGCAGCTACGATGCGATCCGCGTCTATCTGTGGGCAGGGCTGACTGCACCCGCCGATCCCCTCGCGAAGCCGTGGCTCGCCGCATTGCACGGCATGCGCGACAGGATCGCGCAGACGGGCGTGCCGCCCGAGAAAGTCGCGACGACCACGGGCAACGCGAGCGGCGAAGGCCCGATCGGTTTCTGGGGCGCGCTGCTGCCGTATTTCCGCGCGCTCGGCGACACGCGCGCAGCGGGCCTCGCGCAAACGCATCTGGCGTCGCTGGCCACGCCTACACCTACACCCGCACTGGGCGCAGGCCAGGCCACTCAAAACCAGCCTGTCTATTACGACGAGGTGTTGATGCTCTTCGGTACAGGGTCCGCAGACGGCCGCTACCGCTTCGATGAAAACGGCCGTCTCGTGCCCCGTTGGGAGAACTCATGCCAATCCGCCAACGCGCGCTCGTAA